In Chlamydiota bacterium, a genomic segment contains:
- the tyrS gene encoding Tyrosine--tRNA ligase has protein sequence MENVFDVLKERGFLDAVTSKDLQKHLQKPRKIYLGFDPTADSLHVGSLVGIMVLKWLQKFGHQPIVMLGGGTGYIGDPSGKSQERPLLQDHIIKENVAGIKKLFSQILDFSDPKIAPEFYNNHDWFCDFSVLDFLRDVGKHFRIGTMLAKDNVKKRLHSNEGLSFTEFSYSLLQGYDFYKLFTHGVDVQIGGSDQWGNIVSGLDLIRKKTDKQAFGMTYPLLTKPDGTKYGKTEQGTIWLSENKLNVYAFYQFFIRIPDEEVIHLMKILTFLDLEEIASYETHLKAHPQATQKALAKEVTTIVHGEEKTKLAIQASQLAHPGKVNALDEKTLEALENHLPLKHVSVDAFEGIKFLDFVINVDIVQSKSQIRRLIENKGLYLNETLLDDFHYVLSKKDLIGPYLLFSLGKKTKILVKVTKN, from the coding sequence ATGGAAAATGTATTTGATGTCTTAAAAGAGCGCGGTTTTTTAGATGCTGTAACGTCCAAGGATCTGCAAAAACATTTGCAAAAACCTAGAAAAATCTACCTTGGTTTTGATCCTACAGCAGATAGCCTGCACGTAGGATCGTTGGTTGGCATCATGGTTTTAAAATGGCTGCAAAAGTTTGGGCATCAGCCTATCGTTATGCTAGGTGGTGGAACAGGATACATTGGAGATCCTAGTGGAAAATCTCAAGAACGTCCCCTTTTACAAGACCATATCATTAAAGAAAATGTTGCAGGGATCAAAAAGCTTTTTTCTCAAATTCTCGATTTTTCAGATCCCAAAATAGCCCCTGAATTTTACAATAATCACGACTGGTTTTGTGACTTTTCTGTTCTAGATTTTTTAAGGGACGTAGGCAAGCATTTTCGCATAGGAACCATGCTTGCCAAAGACAATGTAAAAAAACGCCTCCATTCCAATGAGGGTCTCTCTTTTACAGAGTTTTCCTATTCTTTGTTACAAGGCTATGATTTTTATAAACTTTTCACACATGGCGTAGATGTACAGATAGGAGGATCGGATCAATGGGGAAACATTGTCTCTGGACTCGATCTGATTCGAAAAAAAACCGACAAGCAAGCTTTTGGGATGACTTACCCTCTGTTAACAAAACCTGATGGCACAAAATATGGAAAAACAGAGCAAGGCACTATTTGGCTATCTGAAAACAAGCTCAACGTGTATGCTTTTTACCAATTTTTCATCCGCATTCCTGATGAAGAAGTGATCCATTTAATGAAAATACTCACCTTTTTGGATCTAGAAGAGATTGCTTCTTATGAAACTCATCTAAAAGCCCATCCACAAGCGACACAAAAAGCGCTTGCCAAAGAGGTGACTACCATTGTGCATGGAGAAGAAAAAACCAAGCTGGCCATACAAGCTTCTCAATTGGCACATCCTGGAAAGGTGAATGCGTTAGATGAAAAAACACTTGAAGCTTTAGAAAATCATCTCCCTTTAAAGCACGTATCAGTTGATGCTTTTGAAGGTATCAAATTTTTAGATTTTGTGATCAATGTAGATATTGTCCAATCCAAATCGCAAATTCGAAGATTGATCGAAAATAAGGGGCTCTATCTAAACGAAACGCTGCTTGATGACTTTCATTATGTTTTATCCAAAAAAGATTTAATTGGCCCCTATCTTCTTTTTTCCTTGGGGAAAAAGACAAAAATCCTTGTAAAAGTTACAAAAAATTAA
- the pepF1 gene encoding Oligoendopeptidase F, plasmid, translating to MTTWNLKRFYPSFQAWVKDFVSLEKRIKKEPLKAFVKAKTTTAFFKLLKTFFTLSQHLEKVYTYIHLVHDLDLANTSAKTQYKKILQLVQDFENQSAFISPLLIKQKTPLLKALQKRYPQFITKLLRQKKHTLSEKEEQILASSSLMAAVPSQTFSVLNNVDFDFGFVLDKNKKKKRLTHGSYLAFLKNPDRTLRKHAFCALHNTFKSMQNTLTELLSGHVQTHLFHSKTKHFSSPLDAALFDKKIDTSVYYNLIKSVQKALPSLHTFLKLKRDLLSLKSMHLYDVYLPLYSNKKRYDYKDAKTCVLEAIKPLGKDYHRILQQGLNQWDWVDVYEKKHKRSGAYSSGCYDSDPYILLNYTHTLYDVFVLAHEGGHSMHSYLSKYTQPFDEASYPIFLAEIASITNEELLFAHLLKQAKTDKEKAALLAMRLDDVRATLFRQTMFAEFELWMHETIEATPLTSQLLCQKYYALNKAYFGSGVNVDQEIEIEWARIPHFYFNFYVFNYATSYCIAQTFAKQILAGNEKAKKGYLTLLKSGGSKFPIDLLKELGLDLTTSKVFDTALKDFAKKTKELKTLLHKK from the coding sequence ATGACCACGTGGAACTTAAAACGCTTTTATCCAAGTTTTCAAGCTTGGGTAAAAGACTTTGTCAGCTTAGAAAAGCGCATCAAAAAAGAGCCTCTAAAAGCTTTTGTAAAAGCTAAAACAACAACAGCTTTTTTCAAGCTACTTAAGACCTTTTTTACCCTTTCGCAACATCTTGAAAAGGTGTATACTTATATCCATTTAGTCCACGACTTAGATCTTGCCAACACTTCCGCCAAAACGCAGTACAAAAAAATCCTGCAACTTGTCCAAGATTTTGAAAATCAATCTGCGTTTATATCCCCTCTTTTGATCAAACAAAAAACACCGCTTTTAAAAGCATTGCAGAAACGCTACCCTCAATTCATCACAAAACTTCTGCGCCAAAAAAAACACACACTTTCTGAAAAAGAAGAACAGATTTTAGCCTCATCTAGTTTAATGGCAGCAGTTCCTTCACAAACCTTTTCTGTCCTTAATAATGTGGATTTTGATTTTGGATTTGTTTTAGATAAAAATAAGAAAAAAAAGCGCCTGACTCATGGTAGCTATCTCGCCTTTTTAAAAAATCCCGATCGCACGCTTAGAAAACATGCCTTCTGTGCCCTGCACAACACATTTAAATCCATGCAAAACACGCTTACAGAATTGCTCTCAGGTCACGTACAAACGCACCTTTTTCATTCCAAAACAAAACATTTCAGCTCGCCTTTAGACGCTGCACTTTTTGACAAAAAGATTGATACGAGCGTGTATTATAATTTAATCAAAAGTGTACAAAAAGCACTGCCCTCGCTGCACACTTTTTTAAAATTAAAACGAGATCTCTTAAGTCTGAAATCTATGCATCTTTACGACGTCTATTTACCTCTTTATTCAAACAAGAAGCGCTATGATTACAAAGATGCCAAAACGTGCGTTTTAGAAGCTATAAAACCTCTTGGCAAAGACTACCATCGTATCTTACAACAAGGTCTTAATCAATGGGATTGGGTCGATGTGTATGAAAAAAAACACAAGCGCTCTGGCGCCTATTCATCAGGCTGCTATGATTCCGACCCTTATATTTTGCTCAACTACACACACACGCTATATGACGTGTTTGTGCTCGCTCATGAAGGTGGCCATAGTATGCACTCTTATTTGTCTAAGTATACACAACCATTTGATGAAGCAAGCTACCCCATTTTTTTAGCAGAAATCGCTTCGATCACAAACGAAGAGCTTTTATTTGCACATCTTTTAAAACAGGCCAAAACAGACAAAGAAAAAGCTGCCCTTTTAGCCATGCGCTTAGATGATGTGCGCGCCACGCTTTTTCGACAAACCATGTTTGCAGAATTTGAACTTTGGATGCATGAAACTATTGAAGCAACTCCTCTAACATCCCAGCTACTTTGTCAAAAATATTATGCACTCAACAAAGCCTATTTTGGTTCTGGCGTCAATGTCGATCAAGAAATCGAGATTGAATGGGCGCGCATTCCCCATTTTTATTTCAATTTTTATGTCTTTAACTACGCCACGAGCTATTGCATTGCTCAAACTTTCGCCAAACAGATCTTGGCGGGCAATGAAAAGGCAAAAAAGGGTTATCTCACACTCCTCAAATCAGGAGGTTCTAAATTTCCTATAGATCTTTTAAAAGAGCTTGGTCTTGATTTAACCACTTCTAAAGTTTTTGATACTGCCCTCAAAGATTTTGCAAAAAAAACCAAAGAGCTAAAAACCTTGTTGCATAAAAAATAG
- a CDS encoding hypothetical protein (GTP cyclohydrolase 1 type 2 homolog) → MISRQELLAYCDSLLKPEEFDDYCHNGLQVEGTESIQKIASAVSCTQESIEKAIKLGAQCLFCHHGLFWYKSPQTITGPMRKKLKQALRADLNIIGYHLPLDYSEQFGNNFMAAKRLGLKNLEHFGMSNIGVRGTLDSIDIDAFQKQCESLFGQKGHLALFGKKTLQSCAIISGGAHRDFIHAIHLGVDAFITGSFDEPMWHMAKEYNCHFLAFGHDKTEQIGIQTLTQHLADKFKLETTFIDLGCPF, encoded by the coding sequence ATGATTAGCCGACAAGAACTTTTAGCCTATTGTGATAGCTTATTAAAACCCGAAGAATTTGATGACTATTGCCATAACGGTCTTCAAGTAGAAGGTACAGAGTCAATTCAAAAAATTGCATCGGCTGTCTCCTGCACGCAAGAATCGATCGAAAAAGCGATTAAACTTGGTGCTCAATGCCTTTTTTGCCACCATGGACTTTTTTGGTACAAAAGCCCCCAAACGATCACAGGGCCCATGCGTAAAAAGCTAAAACAAGCGCTTAGAGCAGATCTCAACATCATCGGCTATCATTTGCCTCTTGATTATTCAGAACAATTTGGAAATAATTTTATGGCCGCAAAGAGACTTGGATTAAAAAATCTTGAACATTTTGGCATGTCTAATATCGGCGTCAGAGGCACTCTGGATTCTATTGATATTGATGCCTTTCAAAAGCAATGCGAGAGCCTATTTGGCCAAAAAGGCCATCTTGCTCTTTTTGGAAAAAAAACACTTCAATCTTGTGCGATCATTTCTGGTGGCGCTCATAGAGATTTTATCCACGCCATCCATTTAGGAGTAGATGCATTTATTACAGGAAGTTTTGATGAACCTATGTGGCATATGGCCAAAGAATACAACTGTCACTTTTTAGCTTTCGGACATGACAAAACAGAACAAATAGGTATTCAAACATTGACACAACATTTGGCAGATAAATTTAAGTTAGAAACCACGTTTATTGATCTAGGTTGCCCCTTCTAG
- the rpiA gene encoding Ribose-5-phosphate isomerase A, with product MMDQVKQEVGERAAQFVEDGMLIGLGTGSTAKYFIEALIERVKKEHLNIEVVATSKESEILAKEGGLKFRDINQITKIDLTLDGADEIDLKSFSLIKGGGGALTREKIVADMSEKMIVLVDETKLVDRLGMHWKLPVEIVAFGRDSIKHKLEKLGYFGSYRQKEDELFFTDNGGVILDIEIPSDKKPETMHEEIKKVTGVIETGFFFDLATAAIVGYSNGDVKVFDKLS from the coding sequence ATGATGGATCAAGTCAAACAAGAAGTTGGAGAAAGGGCTGCTCAATTTGTTGAAGATGGGATGCTCATCGGTCTTGGAACAGGAAGTACGGCTAAATATTTTATCGAAGCGCTTATTGAACGTGTCAAAAAAGAACATCTTAACATAGAAGTCGTCGCGACAAGTAAAGAATCTGAAATACTCGCGAAGGAAGGCGGCTTAAAATTTAGAGATATCAACCAGATCACTAAAATCGATCTTACCCTTGATGGAGCGGATGAAATCGATCTTAAAAGCTTTTCTTTGATTAAGGGTGGTGGTGGCGCGCTGACAAGAGAAAAAATTGTGGCTGATATGTCGGAAAAAATGATTGTACTTGTAGATGAGACAAAGCTTGTGGATCGACTTGGAATGCACTGGAAACTTCCTGTAGAAATTGTGGCTTTTGGAAGAGATTCTATCAAACACAAGTTGGAAAAATTGGGGTATTTTGGAAGCTATCGCCAAAAGGAAGATGAACTTTTTTTCACAGATAATGGGGGAGTGATCTTAGATATAGAAATACCTTCTGACAAAAAACCAGAAACCATGCATGAAGAGATTAAAAAAGTTACGGGTGTGATCGAAACAGGTTTTTTCTTTGATCTAGCAACTGCTGCAATTGTTGGATATTCCAATGGTGATGTGAAGGTTTTTGATAAACTCTCTTAA
- the ptsH gene encoding Phosphocarrier protein HPr: MEDMFYTQEEKHEGSFEIANDKGLHTRPSAELAKLAMTFSSNISLILDNQKVNAKSLLEILTLSATKGSVIKIEAVGKDSKQVIDELCQLACKNFKMAY; this comes from the coding sequence ATGGAGGATATGTTTTACACACAAGAAGAAAAACATGAGGGATCTTTTGAAATTGCAAACGATAAGGGTTTGCATACACGACCTTCTGCAGAACTTGCCAAGCTTGCCATGACTTTTAGCTCTAACATTTCATTGATATTGGACAATCAAAAAGTCAACGCAAAATCTTTGCTCGAAATTTTAACACTCTCTGCAACTAAAGGATCTGTCATAAAAATCGAAGCTGTTGGAAAAGACAGCAAACAAGTTATTGATGAGTTATGCCAACTAGCATGCAAGAATTTCAAAATGGCTTACTAG